One Longimicrobium sp. genomic region harbors:
- a CDS encoding NAD-dependent epimerase/dehydratase family protein has product MPERLPLPGDVLVTGATGFLGAYVVDGLLKLGVGVRALVRAEHASLPAPVRQVRAADLSDRAALRAACAGVDAVVHLAARTHVLRDSARDPLERFRRVNVEGTRVLLREALDAGATRFVYASSVKAVGEGSAECWTGDVIPRPADAYGVSKLEAEQVVRQDAAGIHAPILRLPLLYGAGVRANMLRLFRTVDRRVPMPVGGIHNRRSLGYAGNVVAAIETVLTAPAARRATLFVSDDDDVSTPELVRRIAAALGVSARIVPCPHAIARLAARAGDVVSRAVPVPFTTGALERLTGSLCVDAGALRGLGWAPRYTMAEGMADTARWYRGLHPRA; this is encoded by the coding sequence ATGCCTGAGCGGCTCCCGCTCCCGGGCGACGTGCTGGTCACCGGCGCCACCGGCTTCCTGGGCGCGTACGTGGTGGACGGGCTCCTGAAGCTCGGCGTGGGCGTGCGCGCGCTGGTCCGCGCCGAGCACGCGAGCCTCCCCGCGCCCGTCCGGCAGGTGCGCGCGGCGGACCTATCCGACCGCGCCGCGCTGCGTGCGGCGTGCGCGGGCGTCGATGCGGTCGTGCACCTGGCCGCGCGCACGCACGTGCTGCGCGACTCCGCCCGCGACCCGCTGGAGCGCTTCCGCCGCGTCAACGTCGAGGGAACGCGCGTCCTGCTGCGCGAGGCGCTGGATGCGGGGGCCACGCGCTTCGTCTACGCCAGCTCGGTGAAGGCGGTGGGGGAGGGAAGCGCGGAGTGCTGGACCGGCGACGTCATCCCGCGCCCCGCGGACGCGTACGGCGTCAGCAAGCTGGAGGCGGAGCAGGTGGTGCGGCAGGACGCGGCCGGCATCCACGCGCCCATCCTGCGGCTCCCGCTGCTGTACGGCGCGGGCGTGCGGGCCAACATGCTGCGCCTCTTCCGCACCGTCGACCGGCGCGTGCCTATGCCGGTGGGCGGCATCCACAACCGTCGCAGCCTGGGGTACGCCGGCAACGTAGTCGCCGCCATCGAGACGGTGCTCACCGCCCCCGCCGCGCGCCGCGCCACGCTCTTCGTGAGCGACGACGACGACGTCTCCACGCCGGAGCTGGTGCGCCGCATCGCCGCGGCGCTGGGCGTCTCCGCGCGCATCGTCCCCTGCCCGCACGCGATCGCCCGGCTGGCGGCGCGCGCGGGCGACGTGGTTTCGCGCGCGGTACCGGTGCCGTTCACCACCGGCGCGCTCGAGCGGCTGACCGGCTCGCTGTGCGTGGACGCCGGCGCGCTCCGCGGGCTGGGGTGGGCGCCGCGCTACACGATGGCCGAGGGGATGGCGGACACCGCACGGTGGTACCGCGGCCTCCACCCGCGCGCATGA
- a CDS encoding glycosyltransferase family 4 protein produces MTAGERPLRILVLSQYFWPEDFRINDLALALKERGHHVEVLTGIPNYPEGRAYAGYSPFGPRQEDFHGIPVRRVPLLPRGRAGGVRLALNYASFALTASLLAPLVARRQYDVILVYEVSPITVGIPALVLKRLTGAALLFWVLDLWPEVLQGTGAVSSESVLGAVRRLARRIYRGSDRILVSSKGFLRPVSELADGDARVRYFPQSAEPFYRPLAVEETDGVPPLPAGFRVMVAGNIGASQDFSTILAAAELLRDRGDDHWIVVGDGRMREWVERVVRERGLGSVVHLLGRHPAERMPHFFAHADVLLASLKRAPVYAYTLPAKVPSYLASARPLIAAMDGEGARVVNDARAGFSCPAEDPRALADAVLALRALSPDERAAMGTRGRAYFLEHFERERLTTRLEGWMREVAPRGNQP; encoded by the coding sequence ATGACGGCCGGCGAGCGCCCGCTGCGCATCCTGGTCCTCTCGCAGTACTTCTGGCCGGAGGACTTCCGCATCAACGACCTGGCGCTGGCGCTGAAGGAGCGCGGGCACCACGTCGAGGTCCTCACCGGCATCCCCAACTACCCCGAAGGCCGGGCGTACGCGGGATACTCTCCGTTCGGTCCGCGCCAGGAAGATTTCCACGGCATCCCCGTGCGCCGCGTGCCGCTGCTCCCGCGCGGGCGCGCGGGCGGGGTGCGGCTGGCGCTCAACTACGCCTCGTTCGCGCTCACGGCCAGCCTGCTCGCCCCGCTCGTCGCGCGCCGCCAGTACGACGTGATCCTGGTGTACGAGGTGTCGCCGATCACCGTCGGCATTCCCGCGCTCGTGCTGAAGCGGCTCACCGGCGCGGCCCTGCTCTTCTGGGTCCTCGACCTGTGGCCGGAGGTGCTTCAGGGCACCGGCGCGGTCTCGTCCGAGTCCGTGCTGGGCGCGGTGCGGCGGCTGGCGCGGCGCATCTACCGCGGCAGCGACCGCATCCTCGTGTCGTCGAAGGGCTTCCTGCGCCCCGTCTCCGAGCTGGCGGACGGCGACGCGCGCGTGCGCTACTTCCCCCAGTCCGCCGAGCCGTTCTACCGCCCGCTTGCCGTGGAGGAGACGGACGGCGTTCCGCCGCTTCCGGCGGGCTTTCGCGTGATGGTGGCCGGCAACATCGGCGCCTCGCAGGACTTTTCCACGATCCTCGCCGCCGCGGAGCTGCTCCGCGACCGGGGCGACGACCACTGGATCGTGGTGGGGGACGGGCGGATGCGGGAGTGGGTGGAGCGGGTGGTGCGCGAGCGGGGGCTGGGTTCGGTCGTCCACCTGCTGGGGCGCCACCCGGCGGAGCGCATGCCGCACTTCTTTGCGCACGCCGACGTGCTGCTGGCGTCGCTGAAGCGCGCGCCGGTCTACGCCTACACGCTGCCGGCCAAGGTGCCGTCGTACCTGGCCAGCGCCCGCCCCCTGATCGCCGCCATGGACGGCGAGGGCGCGCGCGTGGTGAACGACGCCCGCGCCGGCTTCTCCTGCCCCGCCGAGGACCCCCGCGCCCTCGCCGACGCCGTCCTCGCCCTCCGCGCCCTCTCCCCCGACGAGCGCGCCGCCATGGGCACGCGCGGCCGCGCCTACTTCCTCGAGCACTTCGAGCGCGAGCGCCTCACCACCCGCCTGGAGGGCTGGATGCGGGAGGTGGCGCCGAGGGGGAATCAGCCGTAG
- a CDS encoding polysaccharide biosynthesis protein, translating into MNAALDGAEVLILGGTGSLGQRLFHRILADEMGSPASVTVVSRDEAKQHAMRLELMHQATATDDVIYNESANRARFAIGDVRSYADMRRYVERSDVIFHAAALKQVPTCEYHGAAAVDTNVIGAINLARAVFESRGGGKHVVGISTDKACKPVNMMGMTKAIQERILVQANLDTPGCRFVNVRYGNVMASRGSVIPFFIDLVRRGKPLPITDRRMTRFLMTLDESVDLIFRALRHANAGETYVPLLASARITDIALAVAEAETYPMTDTGIRPGEKIQEILVSEEEVAHTVFRGDDLVILPILPELRVDEVGTRALPFAGEYTSGAAPLPLAEVRALLLRHRLTRGTAPETGEIFR; encoded by the coding sequence ATGAACGCTGCGCTCGACGGCGCTGAGGTCCTGATCCTGGGCGGCACGGGGTCGCTGGGCCAGCGCCTCTTCCACCGCATCCTGGCCGACGAGATGGGCTCGCCCGCCTCGGTCACCGTCGTGTCGCGCGACGAGGCCAAGCAGCACGCCATGCGCCTGGAGCTGATGCACCAGGCCACGGCCACCGACGACGTCATCTACAACGAGAGCGCCAACCGCGCGCGCTTCGCCATCGGCGACGTGCGCAGCTACGCGGACATGCGGCGCTACGTGGAGCGCTCGGACGTGATCTTCCACGCCGCCGCGCTCAAGCAGGTGCCCACCTGCGAGTACCACGGCGCCGCGGCGGTGGACACCAACGTCATCGGCGCCATCAACCTGGCGCGCGCCGTCTTCGAGAGCCGCGGCGGGGGGAAGCACGTGGTGGGGATCTCCACCGACAAGGCGTGCAAGCCGGTGAACATGATGGGGATGACCAAGGCGATCCAGGAGCGCATCCTGGTGCAGGCCAACCTGGACACCCCCGGCTGCCGCTTCGTGAACGTGCGCTACGGCAACGTGATGGCCTCGCGCGGCTCCGTCATCCCCTTCTTCATCGACCTGGTGCGCCGCGGCAAGCCCCTGCCCATCACGGACCGGCGCATGACGCGCTTCCTGATGACGCTGGACGAGTCGGTGGACCTGATCTTTCGCGCCCTCCGCCACGCCAACGCGGGCGAGACGTACGTCCCCCTCCTCGCGTCCGCCCGGATCACGGACATCGCGCTGGCCGTGGCCGAGGCGGAGACGTACCCCATGACCGACACCGGCATCCGGCCGGGCGAAAAGATCCAGGAGATCCTGGTGAGCGAGGAGGAGGTGGCGCACACCGTCTTCCGCGGCGACGACCTGGTGATCCTCCCCATCCTCCCCGAGCTGCGCGTGGACGAGGTCGGCACGCGCGCGCTTCCCTTCGCCGGCGAGTACACCTCCGGCGCCGCGCCGCTGCCGCTGGCGGAGGTGCGCGCCCTGCTGCTGCGGCACCGCCTCACCCGCGGCACCGCCCCCGAGACCGGCGAGATCTTCCGGTGA
- the wecB gene encoding UDP-N-acetylglucosamine 2-epimerase (non-hydrolyzing): MSASAGGEHRMRVMTIVGTRPEIIKLCRVIHELDRFTDHVLVHTGQNYDWELSGIFFRELGVRQPDHFLEAAGATPGETVGNVIARADALMAQVKPDALLLLGDTNSALAAYPAKRRRVPVFHMEAGNRGFDDRVPEEINRRVVDHLSDINLTYTEHARRYLLREGLAPETVIKTGSPMKEVLSHYAAQISASDVLERLDLVEGGYTVASAHREENVDSERNLANLVATLNAMAEGLGRPVIFSAHPRTRARIDAAGVPLDRRVRMLKPLGFFDYVRLQRGAFCVVSDSGTVTEEASVLGFPAVTIREAHERPEGMDEGVLVMCGLVPGEVLNAIRVVTEQHAERRPALVPDYDTETVSLKVVRIILSYTRYVRRTVWHDA, from the coding sequence GTGAGCGCGTCCGCCGGCGGCGAGCACAGGATGCGCGTGATGACCATCGTGGGCACGCGGCCGGAGATCATCAAGCTGTGCCGCGTGATCCACGAGCTGGACCGGTTCACGGACCACGTGCTGGTGCACACCGGCCAGAACTACGACTGGGAGCTGAGCGGCATCTTCTTCCGCGAGCTGGGCGTGCGGCAGCCGGACCACTTCCTGGAGGCGGCCGGCGCGACCCCCGGGGAGACGGTGGGCAACGTCATCGCGCGAGCGGACGCGCTGATGGCGCAGGTGAAGCCGGATGCGCTCCTCCTGCTGGGCGACACCAACTCCGCGCTCGCCGCCTATCCGGCCAAGCGGCGCAGGGTGCCCGTCTTCCACATGGAGGCGGGGAACCGTGGATTCGACGACCGCGTGCCGGAGGAGATCAACCGCCGCGTGGTGGACCACCTGAGCGACATCAACCTCACCTACACGGAGCACGCGCGCCGCTACCTGCTGCGCGAAGGCCTCGCGCCGGAGACGGTCATCAAGACGGGCTCGCCGATGAAGGAGGTGCTCTCGCACTACGCCGCCCAGATCTCCGCGTCGGACGTGCTGGAACGCCTGGATCTCGTCGAGGGCGGCTACACGGTGGCCAGCGCGCACCGCGAGGAAAACGTCGATTCCGAGCGCAACCTGGCCAACCTGGTGGCGACGCTGAACGCGATGGCGGAGGGGCTGGGCCGGCCCGTCATCTTCTCCGCGCACCCGCGCACCCGAGCCCGCATCGACGCCGCGGGCGTGCCCCTGGATCGGCGCGTGCGGATGCTGAAGCCACTCGGCTTCTTCGACTACGTGCGCCTTCAGCGGGGCGCGTTCTGCGTCGTCTCGGACAGCGGCACGGTGACGGAGGAGGCCTCCGTGCTGGGCTTTCCCGCCGTCACCATCCGCGAGGCGCACGAGCGGCCGGAGGGGATGGACGAGGGCGTGCTGGTGATGTGCGGCCTTGTGCCCGGCGAGGTGCTGAACGCCATCCGCGTCGTCACGGAGCAGCACGCCGAGCGCCGCCCCGCGCTGGTGCCCGACTACGACACCGAGACCGTGTCGCTCAAGGTGGTGCGCATCATCCTGAGCTATACGCGCTACGTGCGCCGCACCGTGTGGCACGATGCCTGA
- a CDS encoding oligosaccharide flippase family protein: MPASGWMRGGAWALASLVLALGLGAVRMVLVARLIGAAQMGTAGVALLVLTTLEALTSVGTEVALVTRRGRVEDDLDLAFTLELLRGAALSAVALAAAPFAAQFLSTPGATPLIRVLALLPLLRGLANPAAALLVRRAEFRRLFWWGVPEAVAGVAVGIGVAVIRRDAWALVASALAMQGVGTALSYAMVRHRPRLRLRGRGMRRLLHYGGALNRTRILTFLSLNLDNVLVGRFLGPTALGLYQVAFRVAEIPSVTLTRAAGRVALPMLGLLRGTPRALTRRYLAAVGGVCAAVGVFAVLALLVGEAGVRWMLGPEWTRMVPALQLLALAMVFRAVMQITDQLFNALSRPRLSVPVQGVRFSLLAIALYPLLRWDGLRGVAAAVLLAHAGGALVAAGGAFVLLRGTARLRLPGGGAVAE; the protein is encoded by the coding sequence GTGCCCGCCTCAGGCTGGATGCGGGGAGGCGCCTGGGCCCTGGCCTCGCTGGTTCTCGCGCTGGGGCTGGGCGCCGTGCGCATGGTGCTGGTGGCGCGCCTGATCGGCGCCGCGCAGATGGGCACCGCCGGCGTCGCGCTCCTGGTGCTGACCACGCTGGAGGCGCTCACCAGCGTCGGGACCGAGGTGGCGCTCGTCACCCGCCGGGGAAGGGTGGAGGACGACCTCGACCTGGCCTTTACGCTGGAGCTGCTGCGCGGCGCCGCGCTGAGCGCCGTGGCGCTGGCCGCGGCTCCCTTTGCGGCGCAGTTCCTTTCCACGCCCGGCGCCACTCCGCTCATCCGCGTGCTCGCCCTGCTCCCGCTGCTGCGCGGGCTGGCGAATCCCGCCGCCGCCCTGCTGGTGCGGCGGGCGGAGTTCCGGCGGCTGTTCTGGTGGGGGGTGCCCGAAGCGGTGGCGGGTGTGGCGGTGGGGATCGGGGTGGCGGTGATCCGCCGCGACGCGTGGGCGCTGGTCGCTTCCGCGCTCGCCATGCAGGGGGTGGGCACCGCCCTGTCGTACGCCATGGTCCGGCACCGGCCGCGCCTGCGGCTTCGCGGGCGCGGGATGCGGCGGCTGCTCCACTATGGCGGAGCGCTCAACCGTACACGCATCCTGACGTTCCTGAGCCTCAACCTGGACAACGTGCTGGTTGGGCGCTTCCTGGGCCCCACCGCGCTGGGCCTCTACCAGGTGGCGTTCCGCGTGGCGGAGATCCCGTCCGTCACCCTCACGCGCGCCGCGGGGCGCGTCGCCCTGCCGATGCTGGGGCTGCTGCGCGGAACCCCGAGGGCGCTCACGCGGCGGTACCTGGCGGCGGTGGGCGGAGTGTGCGCGGCGGTGGGCGTGTTCGCGGTGCTCGCCCTGCTCGTGGGCGAGGCTGGGGTACGGTGGATGCTGGGGCCGGAATGGACGCGGATGGTGCCCGCGCTCCAGCTGCTGGCGCTGGCGATGGTCTTTCGCGCGGTGATGCAGATCACCGACCAGCTCTTCAATGCCCTCTCCCGTCCCCGGCTGTCGGTGCCGGTGCAGGGCGTGCGCTTCAGCCTGCTGGCCATCGCGCTCTACCCGCTCCTGCGCTGGGATGGGCTGCGGGGGGTGGCCGCCGCGGTGCTCCTGGCCCATGCCGGCGGCGCGCTGGTGGCGGCGGGCGGGGCTTTCGTGCTGCTCAGGGGCACGGCGCGGCTCCGGCTTCCGGGCGGAGGCGCGGTCGCGGAATGA
- a CDS encoding sulfotransferase: MLSAWLRPYGPADPHAAPMPVVVGAPRSGTTLLRLMLDSHPDLAIPPETGFLSIARKFRGSGDGLRERFFREITAFPPQAPNWADFGIPADDFRDALQRIEPFTASAGFRAFYRLYAARHGKPRWGDKTPIYCLEIDLIRRVLPEARFVHLIRDGRDVALSLREQWFAPGRDMATLARYWARCVAGARKSGLGRPDYLEVCYEELVRDPGPVLARVCRFLELEWDPAMLSHHTRARARLAEQNGAIAPDGTPLITREQRLRQQESSLRAPDPARIGGWRTAMLPEERAEFERVGGKLLRELGYLDAEG; this comes from the coding sequence GTGCTGAGCGCATGGCTGCGTCCCTACGGACCGGCGGACCCGCACGCCGCGCCCATGCCGGTGGTGGTGGGCGCGCCGCGCTCGGGAACCACACTGCTGCGGCTGATGCTGGACTCGCATCCGGATCTCGCCATTCCTCCCGAGACCGGGTTCCTGAGCATCGCCCGCAAGTTCCGCGGCTCGGGCGACGGGTTGCGGGAGCGCTTCTTCCGCGAGATCACGGCCTTTCCCCCGCAAGCGCCCAACTGGGCAGACTTCGGGATCCCGGCGGACGACTTCCGCGACGCGCTGCAACGCATCGAGCCGTTCACGGCATCGGCGGGGTTCCGCGCCTTTTACCGTCTCTACGCCGCCCGCCACGGCAAGCCCCGCTGGGGCGACAAGACGCCGATCTACTGCCTGGAGATCGACCTGATCCGGCGCGTGCTTCCCGAAGCGCGCTTCGTCCACCTCATCCGCGACGGGCGCGACGTGGCGCTGTCGCTGCGGGAGCAGTGGTTCGCGCCGGGGCGCGACATGGCGACGCTGGCCCGCTACTGGGCCCGGTGCGTGGCCGGGGCGCGCAAATCCGGCCTGGGACGCCCCGACTACCTGGAGGTGTGCTACGAAGAGCTGGTGCGCGACCCAGGGCCGGTGCTGGCCCGCGTCTGCCGCTTCCTGGAGCTGGAGTGGGACCCCGCCATGCTCTCGCACCACACGCGAGCCCGGGCGCGCTTGGCCGAGCAGAACGGGGCCATCGCGCCGGACGGCACCCCGCTCATCACGCGCGAACAGCGGCTCCGGCAGCAGGAGAGCAGCCTTCGCGCTCCGGACCCCGCGCGCATCGGCGGGTGGCGGACGGCGATGCTCCCCGAGGAGCGCGCCGAATTCGAGCGCGTGGGCGGGAAGCTCCTGCGCGAGCTGGGCTACCTGGACGCGGAGGGGTGA